The following coding sequences lie in one Oryctolagus cuniculus chromosome 7, mOryCun1.1, whole genome shotgun sequence genomic window:
- the KLHDC7A gene encoding kelch domain-containing protein 7A → MLPGAVEAPDWHWDMQLTGRVLLSAAALLLVTAAYRLYKSRPASAQQGSGNAKAKAEEEAEGSGQPAVQGAPAGVRQTGPRRRRVSQGGSCEDPGSPGVLASEAASKDGRPQSRGSREEPGRWHPDSEQVPPRCRGREAGTTVGGKPSPPHCLPPSSEPKSYPAGLAAAAADGSSVGGEPVPQGGGTVPGQPGPGEREPCRQHCMAPAAGRSDMNPSWVFTRVTGVSREEAGALQAASDLGLALHQQEGATDASYTFSSVARVRVEENFIQQVEGRGLGLKGKVYDYYVESTSRAVSRRAPQTAALTEAPPPGALPGPPRAVVASRGPEQNTEDGAEAAASPPLVQVPSARGFSRKESLLQIAENPELQLRLQGFAAPAPPSPAQDAEAGPAGSSGEPHVQLVAGTNFFHVPLTPASAPDVRLDLGNCYEVLTLAKRQNLEALKEAAYKVMSDNYLQVLRSPDIYGCLSGAEREQILQQRLRGRKYLVVADVCPQRDAGRLCCYDDTQDAWRLLAHMPPEAVSRGCAICSLFNYVFVVSGCQGPGRQPSNRVFCYNPLTGIWSEVCPLNQARPHCRLVALAGHLYAIGGECLNTVERYDPRLDRWDFAPPLPNDTFALAHTATACADEIFVTGGSLRYLLLRFSVREQRWWAGPTGGSKDRTAEMVAVNGFLYRFDLHRSLGIGVYRCSASTRLWYECATARTPYPDAFQCAVVDERIYCVGPRRMLCFLADHISPRFVPSELQSFPAPQGTLLPTVLTLPAPNVPQTSV, encoded by the coding sequence ATGCTCCCGGGAGCAGTGGAGGCCCCGGACTGGCACTGGGACATGCAGCTGACAGGCAGAGTGCTGCTGTCGGCCGCCGCCCTGCTCCTGGTGACCGCAGCCTATAGACTGTACAAGTCCAGGCCTGCCTCGGCGCAGCAGGGGAGTGGCAATGCCAAGGCCAAGGccgaggaggaagcagagggctCCGGGCAGCCTGCCGTCCAGGGGGCTCCTGCAGGAGTGCGGCAGACGGGGCCGAGACGCCGGAGGGTCAGCCAGGGCGGCAGCTGCGAGGATCCAGGAAGCCCCGGAGTGCTGGCCTCGGAAGCTGCTTCCAAAGACGGGAGGCCCCAGAGTAGAGGCTCCAGGGAGGAGCCGGGCAGGTGGCACCCAGACTCGGAGCAGGTGCCTCCTCGCTGCCGCGGCCGCGAAGCAGGAACAACTGTTGGCGGTaagcccagccctccccactgcctcccaccgAGCAGTGAACCCAAAAGCTACCCAGCTGGACTCGCAGCAGCGGCCGCAGACGGCAGCAGTGTGGGTGGTGAGCCTGTTCCCCAGGGAGGTGGCACGGTGCCgggacagccagggccaggggagcGGGAACCCTGCCGCCAGCACTGCATGGCCCCTGCGGCAGGCCGTAGTGACATGAATCCAAGCTGGGTCTTCACCCGCGTGACGGGGGTCAGCAGGGAAGAGGCCGGGGCCCTCCAGGCCGCgtctgacttgggcctggccctgcaccaGCAGGAGGGCGCCACCGACGCCTCCTACACCTTCTCGTCGGTGGCTCGGGTCCGCGTGGAGGAGAATTTCATtcagcaggtggaggggagggggctcgggCTGAAGGGCAAGGTGTACGATTACTACGTGGAATCCACCTCGCGGGCCGTGTCCAGGCGGGCCCCCCAGACGGCAGCCTTGACTGAGGCTCCTCCCCCTGGGGCACTGCCAGGCCCCCCCAGGGCAGTGGTAGCCTCCAGAGGCCCGGAGCAGAACACGGAAGATGGAGCGGAAGCGGCCGCCTCCCCGCCACTTGTGCAGGTGCCCTCCGCACGCGGCTTCAGCAGGAAGGAGAGCCTCCTACAGATCGCCGAGAACCCAGAGCTGCAGCTCCGGCTCCAGGGCTTCGCTGCCCCAGCtccgcccagcccggcccaggaCGCCGAGGCCGGCCCAGCCGGAAGCAGCGGCGAGCCCCACGTGCAGCTCGTGGCCGGGACCAATTTCTTCCACGTTCCGCTCACCCCGGCTTCGGCCCCAGACGTCCGCCTGGATCTGGGCAATTGCTATGAGGTTCTGACCTTGGCCAAGAGGCAGAACCTGGAGGCCCTCAAGGAGGCGGCCTACAAGGTGATGAGTGACAACTACCTCCAGGTGTTGCGCAGCCCGGACATCTACGGCTGCCTGAGCGGGGCGGAGCGGGAGCAGATCCTCCAGCAGCGGCTCCGCGGCCGCAAGTACCTGGTGGTGGCTGACGTGTGCCCCCAGCGAGACGCGGGCCGCCTCTGTTGCTATGACGACACACAGGATGCCTGGCGCCTGCTGGCCCACATGCCCCCTGAGGCTGTGTCCCGGGGCTGTGCCATCTGTAGTCTCTTCAATTATGTCTTTGTGGTGTCCGGCTGCCAGGGGCCGGGACGCCAGCCCTCCAACCGCGTCTTCTGTTACAACCCCCTGACGGGCATCTGGAGCGAGGTGTGCCCTCTGAACCAGGCCCGCCCGCACTGCCGGCTGGTGGCCCTGGCCGGGCACCTGTACGCCATCGGGGGCGAGTGTCTGAACACCGTTGAGCGCTACGACCCTCGGCTGGACCGCTGGGACTTCGCCCCGCCACTCCCCAATGACACCTTCGCCCTGGCGCACACAGCCACGGCGTGCGCCGATGAGATCTTCGTCACCGGGGGCTCCCTGCGCtacctgctgctccgcttctcagTCCGGGAGCAGCGCTGGTGGGCCGGCCCCACGGGGGGCAGCAAGGACCGCACGGCCGAGATGGTGGCGGTCAACGGCTTCCTCTACCGCTTTGACCTCCACCGCAGCTTGGGCATCGGCGTGTAccgctgcagcgccagcacccggcTCTGGTATGAGTGCGCCACGGCCCGGACGCCTTACCCGGACGCCTTCCAGTGCGCCGTGGTGGACGAGCGCATCTACTGCGTGGGGCCCCGGCGcatgctctgcttcctggctgacCACATCTCGCCCAGGTTTGTGCCCAGCGAGCTGCAGagcttccccgccccccagggcACCCTCCTGCCCACCGTCCTGACCTTGCCAGCCCCCAATGTGCCTCAGACCAGCGTCTAG